The proteins below come from a single Longimicrobiaceae bacterium genomic window:
- a CDS encoding short chain dehydrogenase — translation MRVALIGATGTIGQAVAEALAGGHDVVKVGYTHGDYHVDLSAPDSIRLLFHEMGKVDAVVSAAGNARFKPLAELGDDDFRFSLENKLMGQVNLLRIGMAHVRDGGSFTLTSGVLSTQPMPGSAAISLVNAGLEGFARAAALEAPRGIRVNVVSPPWVSETLKAMGRDPADGTPAADVARAYVESVAGKRTGEVLDAREF, via the coding sequence ATGCGAGTGGCGTTGATCGGTGCCACGGGCACCATCGGGCAGGCGGTGGCGGAGGCGCTGGCGGGCGGGCACGACGTGGTGAAGGTGGGCTACACGCACGGCGACTACCACGTGGACCTCTCCGCCCCGGACTCCATCCGCCTGCTGTTCCACGAGATGGGCAAGGTGGACGCGGTGGTCAGCGCCGCCGGGAACGCGCGGTTCAAGCCGCTGGCCGAGCTGGGCGACGACGACTTCCGCTTCAGCCTGGAGAACAAGCTGATGGGCCAGGTGAACCTGCTGCGCATCGGCATGGCGCACGTGCGGGACGGCGGCTCGTTCACGCTCACCAGCGGCGTGCTGAGCACCCAGCCCATGCCGGGCAGCGCCGCCATCAGCCTGGTGAACGCGGGCCTGGAGGGCTTCGCGCGCGCGGCGGCGCTGGAGGCGCCGCGCGGCATCCGCGTCAACGTGGTGAGCCCGCCGTGGGTGAGCGAGACGCTCAAAGCCATGGGCCGTGACCCGGCCGACGGCACGCCCGCCGCCGACGTCGCGCGAGCCTACGTGGAGAGCGTCGCCGGCAAGCGAACCGGTGAGGTCCTGGACGCGCGCGAGTTCTGA